CTGCAGGATTGTCGCCAATCCTGCAAAGGTCTGTTGCAAATCCAGGCAATTTACTTAGCAAGCTAACAAAACATATAACAGAGGCCTGCACACGCCTTGCTGCAGATCAACAGAGATTGGAGCCAGCAGATGACTGTAAAAGTAACTGAACGCGACGATTCACATATGTCCCATGAAGGCGTAGCCGCGGGTGTACGGATCTGGGATGTGCATCAACAAGACATGCTGGTGGGCATGTTCCACTCCGAGAGCGATGCCCACAGCTACAAGGCCGAACTGGAAAAACTCGAGCAGAACCGAGCGTCCCAGAGCTCCTGATTCAACCTCGACACAGAGGCGCCGGGATTCCACGCAAATCCCCCCGCGCAAAAACCACCAACCCCGCCATGAGCGGGGTTGGTGGTTACTGGGTGCTTACCACATCAGATCATCAGGGATCTGATAGGCCGCGTACGGATCGTCCTCGTCCGGCGCCTCGGTAGGCGTGTTCAGTTGCACGATACGCCGCGGGTCACGCTCCTGGATCTTCAGCGCCGCCTCCCGCGGAATCACCTCATAGCCACCACCGTGGTGGACGATGGCCAGGGAACCACTGCTGAGCTTGTTGCGCATCAGGGTGTTCACCGACAGGCGCTTGACCTTCTTGTCGTCGACGAAGTTGTAGTAGTCCTCGGTGTTCAGCTTGGGCAGACGCGAGACCTCGATCAGTTGCTTGATCTGCGCTGCACGAGCCTTCTGCTCGGCCTTCTCCTGCTGCTGACGGTTGAGCTCCTGGTCACGCTTGACCTTCTCGGCCATGGCTTCCTGGGCTGCGCGCTGCTGGGAATCATCGAGTTCGATCTGGCCTTTATGGGCCAGTCGCTGCTGCTTCTGCTTGTCTTTGCTGACCTGCTTGGCCTGCTTTTGGTTGACCAGCCCTGCTTTGAGCAACTGGTCGCGAAGGGAAAGGCTCATGGTGCTTACTCACTTAGGCAACGGCCTCAGCCGCAGCTGGGCAAATTCTTTTCCTGACGTTTGGCTTCACCCCACAGGGCATCCAAGTCTTCGAGGGTGCAATCTTCCACGGGACGACCGGTGTCGCGCAATGCCTGCTCGATAAATCGGAAGCGCCGATCGAACTTGGCATTGGCGCTACGCAGGGCGGTTTCCGGGTCGACCTTGAGGTGCCTGGCCAGATTGACCACGACAAACAGCAAGTCACCGATTTCATCGGTGATGGCCGCCGGGTCGTTGTCGGCCATGGCCTCCAGCACCTCGTCCAGTTCTTCGCGCACCTTGTCCACCACCGGCAGGGCTTCCGGCCAGTCGAAGCCGACCTGCGCCGCGCGCTTTTGCAACTTGGCCGCGCGGGACAGGGCCGGCAGGGCCACCGGCACATCATCGAGCAGGGACAGCTGCTGCGGAGCGTCGGACTTCTCTGCGCGCTCCTCGGCCTTGATCTGTTCCCAGCGCTCCTTGACCTGCTCCTCATCGAGCCGCGGGATATCCAGCGGCGCGTACAGATCGCCAGTGGGGAATACATGAGGATGCCGACGGATCAGCTTGCGGGTGATGCTGTCCACCACCGCATCGAATTCGAAGCGCCCCTCCTC
This genomic stretch from Pseudomonas sp. Os17 harbors:
- a CDS encoding DUF2058 domain-containing protein: MSLSLRDQLLKAGLVNQKQAKQVSKDKQKQQRLAHKGQIELDDSQQRAAQEAMAEKVKRDQELNRQQQEKAEQKARAAQIKQLIEVSRLPKLNTEDYYNFVDDKKVKRLSVNTLMRNKLSSGSLAIVHHGGGYEVIPREAALKIQERDPRRIVQLNTPTEAPDEDDPYAAYQIPDDLMW
- the mazG gene encoding nucleoside triphosphate pyrophosphohydrolase, translating into MYSLEDLLHLMARLRDPQYGCPWDIKQTYASIVPHTLEEAYEVADAIERGDFDHLQGELGDLLFQVVYYSQLAREEGRFEFDAVVDSITRKLIRRHPHVFPTGDLYAPLDIPRLDEEQVKERWEQIKAEERAEKSDAPQQLSLLDDVPVALPALSRAAKLQKRAAQVGFDWPEALPVVDKVREELDEVLEAMADNDPAAITDEIGDLLFVVVNLARHLKVDPETALRSANAKFDRRFRFIEQALRDTGRPVEDCTLEDLDALWGEAKRQEKNLPSCG